A region of Sulfurimonas sp. DNA encodes the following proteins:
- a CDS encoding RDD family protein has product MNEEIENNLHREGIVLAQNKKRAMAFFVDEMLLSFLLVIALWDSFENAQTVEELINITNTFVLEYMLMKIVYQAFFIMQYGASLGKILMKIRVIEVNTMQTPNVIVSLNRSIFRVISEMILYLGFLWGLLNPERQTWHDITARTLVVDA; this is encoded by the coding sequence GTGAATGAAGAGATAGAGAATAACCTTCATCGTGAAGGTATTGTTTTAGCACAAAATAAAAAAAGAGCTATGGCATTTTTTGTAGATGAGATGCTTCTTTCTTTTTTACTTGTAATAGCCTTATGGGATTCCTTTGAAAATGCACAAACTGTAGAAGAGTTGATAAATATAACAAATACTTTTGTTCTAGAATATATGTTAATGAAAATTGTGTATCAAGCTTTTTTTATAATGCAATATGGTGCATCCCTTGGAAAAATTCTTATGAAAATAAGAGTAATCGAAGTAAATACTATGCAAACACCAAATGTAATTGTTTCTCTTAATCGTTCTATTTTTCGCGTTATTTCAGAGATGATTTTATATTTAGGTTTTTTGTGGGGACTACTTAATCCAGAACGACAAACATGGCATGATATAACAGCAAGAACCTTGGTTGTAGATGCTTAA
- the purD gene encoding phosphoribosylamine--glycine ligase, producing MKILILGAGGREYSIARAILNEKQEHELFFMPGNGATKILGTNLDIKDYNLLADFAKDEKIDLTIVGPEAPLVDGVVDIFKAKDLTIFGPSKEAAQLEGSKVYMKNFLAKYEIPTAAYIETDSIEDAFKFTDTLSTPIVVKADGLCGGKGVIIAQTHDEAKVAISEMLSGKSFGDAGLKVIVEEFLDGYELSMFAICDGDDYILLPAAQDHKRLLDGDEGPNTGGMGAYAPTPLVDEELYQKVRDRVIVPTLDGMKKEEAPFEGVLFIGIMVVNGEPITLEFNVRFGDPECEILMPLMTSSVSDMFYKAATNKLSEIKVEFSSQYAVGVVMASGNYPYGSSTPAEIILDDVKHQEIEDFTHISYAGVSEQDGKLYADGGRVLVCVGLGDSIKQARDRAYLRCGQVHYMGKKIRTDIAYQAL from the coding sequence ATGAAAATATTAATACTAGGCGCTGGTGGTAGAGAATATTCTATTGCAAGAGCAATTTTAAATGAAAAACAAGAACATGAATTATTTTTTATGCCAGGAAATGGCGCTACAAAAATATTAGGTACAAATTTAGATATTAAAGATTATAACCTTTTAGCAGATTTTGCAAAAGATGAAAAAATAGACTTAACAATTGTTGGTCCTGAAGCTCCACTAGTAGATGGAGTAGTAGATATATTTAAAGCAAAAGATTTAACAATTTTTGGACCAAGCAAAGAAGCTGCTCAACTTGAAGGCTCAAAAGTATATATGAAAAACTTTTTAGCAAAGTATGAAATACCAACTGCAGCCTATATAGAAACAGATTCTATAGAAGATGCTTTTAAATTTACAGATACTTTATCTACACCAATTGTTGTAAAAGCAGATGGATTATGTGGTGGTAAAGGTGTAATTATTGCACAGACTCATGATGAAGCAAAAGTTGCAATAAGTGAAATGTTAAGTGGAAAAAGTTTTGGAGATGCCGGACTTAAAGTAATAGTTGAAGAGTTCTTAGATGGTTACGAACTTTCAATGTTTGCTATTTGTGATGGAGATGATTATATTTTGTTGCCTGCTGCACAAGACCATAAAAGACTTTTAGATGGAGATGAAGGACCAAATACTGGTGGAATGGGTGCTTATGCTCCAACACCTTTAGTAGATGAAGAGCTTTATCAAAAAGTTAGAGATAGAGTTATAGTGCCAACATTAGATGGAATGAAAAAAGAGGAAGCACCTTTTGAAGGAGTTCTTTTTATAGGTATCATGGTTGTAAATGGTGAACCAATTACATTAGAGTTTAATGTTCGTTTTGGCGACCCAGAATGTGAGATACTTATGCCTCTTATGACTTCGAGTGTTAGCGATATGTTTTATAAAGCTGCTACAAATAAACTAAGTGAGATAAAAGTAGAATTTTCATCTCAATATGCGGTCGGTGTAGTTATGGCTAGTGGAAATTATCCTTATGGAAGTTCAACTCCTGCTGAGATAATTTTAGATGATGTTAAACACCAAGAAATAGAAGATTTCACCCATATATCTTATGCTGGAGTAAGTGAGCAAGATGGTAAACTTTATGCTGATGGCGGAAGAGTATTAGTTTGCGTTGGTTTAGGTGATAGCATTAAACAAGCAAGAGATAGAGCGTATCTTAGATGTGGACAAGTTCACTATATGGGTAAAAAAATCAGAACAGATATAGCTTATCAAGCTCTTTAG
- a CDS encoding uroporphyrinogen-III synthase, translating to MTRQIYLFATSKHENAISVKSLEVKFLKPSIDFSDYDYLIITSKQTVKALEQYDKKDFIDIPALCVSKKTAASYENFGGKILDIGDGYGDNLVKNIKEKSKDKKWLYLRAELIASDFVLRCQNDEYDIDEEILYVSECSQEVLDVKICKNPTLIFTSPSAITCFLKTHTIGSDAKVVVLGKTTAKSLPENIKYCVSQKTSIESCMELAITL from the coding sequence AAAATGCAATAAGCGTAAAATCTTTAGAAGTTAAGTTTTTAAAACCTTCTATTGATTTTAGTGATTACGACTACCTCATAATTACTTCAAAACAAACAGTTAAAGCACTAGAACAATATGATAAAAAAGATTTTATAGATATACCCGCTTTGTGTGTATCTAAAAAAACTGCTGCATCTTATGAAAACTTTGGTGGAAAAATTTTAGATATTGGTGATGGTTATGGCGATAATCTAGTTAAAAATATAAAAGAAAAGTCTAAAGATAAAAAGTGGCTTTATTTAAGAGCAGAGCTTATAGCATCTGACTTTGTACTTAGATGCCAAAATGATGAATATGATATAGATGAAGAGATTTTATATGTAAGTGAGTGTTCACAAGAAGTGCTAGATGTGAAGATTTGTAAAAATCCAACTCTAATTTTTACTTCTCCTTCTGCTATTACATGTTTTTTAAAAACACACACTATTGGTTCAGATGCAAAAGTAGTTGTGCTTGGAAAAACTACTGCAAAATCCTTACCTGAAAATATAAAATACTGCGTATCTCAAAAAACATCTATTGAGAGTTGTATGGAATTAGCGATTACACTTTAG